Proteins encoded by one window of Enterobacter hormaechei subsp. xiangfangensis:
- the selA gene encoding L-seryl-tRNA(Sec) selenium transferase, whose translation MTTHHSLYSQIPATDRLLRDPRITAVLEQFGHTATVDMLRQLQDDARRHIQAENVLPGWCEAWAQEVERRLSKHAQSALRPVINLTGTVLHTNLGRAQQAEEAIEAVTRAMRSPVTLEYDLDGAGRGHRDRALADLLCQITGAEDACIVNNNAAAVLLMLAATASGKEVVVSRGELVEIGGAFRIPDVMRQAGCTLHEVGTTNRTHAKDYRAAVNENTALLMKVHTSNYHIEGFTKTVEEAELAAIGRELNVPVIADLGSGSLVDMRQYGLPKEPMVQEMVAAGVSLVSFSGDKLLGGPQAGIIVGRRELIAQLQQHPLKRALRADKMTLAALEATLRLYLHPEKLADRLPTLRLLSRDAASVRAQAEALLPQVAPHYPEFEVRIEPCLSQIGSGSLPVDRLPSEALTFTPRDGRGSQLEALSARWRALPTPVIGRIGDGRMWLDLRCLEDEVRFLEMMLK comes from the coding sequence ATGACTACTCATCATTCCCTCTACAGCCAGATCCCCGCTACCGATCGTCTGCTTCGTGACCCGCGCATCACTGCGGTGCTGGAGCAGTTTGGCCATACTGCAACGGTCGACATGCTACGCCAGCTTCAGGACGATGCGCGTCGCCATATTCAGGCTGAGAACGTGCTACCCGGCTGGTGCGAGGCATGGGCGCAGGAAGTTGAAAGGAGGTTGAGCAAGCACGCGCAAAGCGCGTTGCGCCCGGTTATTAACCTGACAGGCACGGTTCTGCACACCAATCTGGGCCGGGCACAGCAGGCAGAAGAGGCAATAGAGGCCGTCACCCGGGCCATGCGCTCGCCGGTGACGCTGGAGTACGATCTGGACGGCGCCGGGCGCGGACATCGCGATCGCGCGCTGGCGGATCTTCTCTGCCAGATCACCGGCGCGGAAGATGCCTGCATTGTGAATAACAACGCGGCGGCGGTGCTATTAATGCTGGCGGCCACCGCGAGCGGAAAAGAGGTTGTCGTCTCTCGCGGCGAGCTGGTGGAGATCGGCGGTGCGTTTCGTATTCCGGATGTCATGCGCCAGGCGGGCTGCACGCTGCATGAAGTGGGCACAACCAACCGTACCCATGCAAAAGATTATCGCGCGGCGGTGAATGAAAACACCGCCCTGCTGATGAAAGTGCATACCAGCAATTACCACATTGAGGGTTTCACCAAAACGGTGGAAGAGGCTGAACTGGCCGCCATCGGGCGCGAGCTAAACGTGCCGGTGATTGCCGATCTTGGCAGTGGGTCGCTGGTGGATATGCGCCAGTATGGTCTGCCAAAAGAGCCAATGGTGCAGGAAATGGTTGCCGCGGGCGTAAGCCTGGTCAGTTTCTCTGGCGATAAACTGCTGGGCGGGCCGCAGGCGGGTATTATCGTCGGCAGGCGCGAGCTGATTGCGCAGCTACAGCAGCATCCGCTGAAGCGCGCCCTGCGTGCCGATAAAATGACGCTGGCCGCGCTGGAAGCCACGCTGCGGCTCTATCTCCACCCGGAGAAACTGGCTGACCGCCTGCCCACGTTGCGTTTGCTGAGCCGTGATGCGGCCTCTGTTCGCGCGCAGGCGGAAGCGCTACTGCCGCAGGTTGCTCCTCATTACCCTGAGTTTGAAGTTCGTATCGAGCCTTGCCTGTCGCAAATTGGCAGCGGCTCGCTGCCGGTGGACAGGTTACCGAGCGAAGCGCTGACGTTCACCCCGCGCGACGGACGCGGAAGCCAGCTTGAGGCGCTGTCGGCGCGCTGGCGCGCATTACCGACGCCGGTGATTGGCCGGATCGGTGACGGGCGCATGTGGCTGGATTTACGCTGTCTGGAAGATGAAGTGCGGTTTCTGGAGATGATGTTGAAATGA
- the aldB gene encoding aldehyde dehydrogenase AldB → MTNNPPSSRIQPGEYGFPLKLKPRYDNFIGGDWVAPVDGEYYSNLTPVTGQPLCEIASSGKRDIDLALDAAHKAKDKWGQTSVQDRAAILFKIADRMEQNLELLATAETWDNGKPIRETMAADVPLAIDHFRYFASCIRAQEGGISEVDKDTVAYHFHEPLGVVGQIIPWNFPLLMASWKMAPALAAGNCVVLKPARLTPLSVLLLMEVIGDLLPPGVINVVNGAGGEIGEYLATSKRIAKVAFTGSTEVGQQIMQYATQNIIPVTLELGGKSPNIFFADVMDEEDAFFDKALEGFALFAFNQGEVCTCPSRALVQESIYERFMERAIRRVESIRSGNPLDNVTQMGAQVSHGQLETILNYIDIGKKEGADVLTGGRRKVLGGDLQEGYYLEPTILFGKNNMRVFQEEIFGPVLAVTTFKTMDEALELANDTQYGLGAGVWSRNGNLAYKMGRGIQAGRVWTNCYHAYPAHAAFGGYKQSGIGRETHKMMLEHYQQTKCLLVSYSDKPLGLF, encoded by the coding sequence ATGACAAACAATCCTCCCTCATCGCGTATCCAGCCAGGCGAGTATGGTTTTCCCCTTAAGCTGAAGCCCCGCTATGACAACTTTATCGGCGGCGACTGGGTGGCGCCCGTCGACGGTGAATACTATTCCAACCTGACGCCCGTTACCGGCCAGCCGCTGTGTGAAATTGCCAGTTCGGGCAAGCGGGATATAGATTTAGCGCTGGATGCGGCGCATAAGGCGAAAGATAAGTGGGGACAAACGTCCGTTCAGGACAGAGCGGCCATTTTGTTCAAAATCGCCGATCGGATGGAGCAGAATCTGGAGCTGCTGGCGACCGCAGAAACGTGGGACAACGGCAAGCCGATCCGGGAAACCATGGCGGCGGACGTGCCGCTGGCGATTGACCATTTCCGCTATTTTGCGTCCTGCATTCGTGCCCAGGAGGGGGGAATAAGTGAAGTTGACAAAGATACCGTGGCGTATCACTTCCACGAGCCGCTCGGCGTGGTGGGGCAAATTATTCCGTGGAACTTCCCGCTGCTGATGGCGAGCTGGAAAATGGCGCCCGCGCTGGCGGCGGGTAACTGCGTTGTGCTGAAACCCGCTCGCTTAACGCCGCTTTCGGTACTGCTGCTGATGGAGGTGATTGGCGACCTGTTGCCGCCGGGGGTCATTAACGTGGTCAACGGGGCCGGGGGAGAGATCGGCGAATATCTGGCTACCTCAAAACGTATCGCCAAAGTGGCGTTCACCGGCTCAACGGAAGTGGGCCAGCAGATCATGCAGTACGCGACCCAGAACATCATTCCGGTCACGCTCGAGCTGGGCGGCAAATCGCCGAACATCTTCTTTGCCGACGTGATGGACGAAGAGGACGCCTTCTTCGACAAAGCGCTGGAAGGGTTTGCGCTGTTCGCGTTTAACCAGGGCGAAGTCTGCACCTGTCCGAGCCGCGCGCTGGTGCAGGAATCCATTTATGAGCGCTTTATGGAGCGGGCGATCCGGCGCGTGGAGTCGATTCGCAGCGGTAATCCGCTGGATAACGTTACCCAGATGGGGGCGCAGGTATCGCATGGCCAGCTGGAAACCATCCTCAACTATATTGATATCGGTAAAAAAGAGGGGGCCGATGTGTTGACCGGCGGTCGTCGTAAGGTGCTGGGCGGCGATTTGCAGGAGGGCTACTACCTTGAGCCGACTATCCTGTTCGGTAAGAACAACATGCGCGTTTTTCAGGAGGAAATTTTTGGACCGGTGCTGGCCGTCACCACGTTTAAAACCATGGACGAGGCGCTGGAGCTCGCCAACGACACGCAGTATGGCCTGGGGGCGGGCGTCTGGAGCCGTAACGGTAATCTGGCCTATAAAATGGGCCGGGGCATTCAGGCCGGACGCGTATGGACAAACTGCTATCACGCCTATCCGGCTCATGCGGCGTTTGGCGGCTACAAGCAGTCGGGCATCGGGCGTGAAACCCATAAGATGATGCTGGAGCACTACCAGCAAACAAAATGTCTGTTGGTCAGCTACTCTGATAAACCGCTGGGGTTGTTTTAA
- a CDS encoding AraC family transcriptional regulator, which translates to MLELSIALPIRVQNGGLFISRGVGRHPARKLSSWEIIFVEKGTLTIQEENTLFEVNAGESLLLWPKRRHVGVEDFPGDLKFYWLHFEVDERLPVLPGATPLSIEQHCSVRDPQYVIALFRQFLSEQEKLQRSQALEIILLLILQQISLSPGYEDKADDAGAAMAWKAKQLIRTHFHLPLSTSQLAKELHCNADYLGRVFRRTFHLTLTEAIHRQRVRAAEKLLLNDAASLTEVAARCGFNDVGYFRQIFSKHTGLTPAVWKRRYCKEHINSG; encoded by the coding sequence ATGCTTGAATTATCCATAGCACTTCCGATCAGGGTTCAAAATGGCGGGTTATTTATCTCCCGGGGCGTGGGCCGTCATCCCGCACGAAAATTATCTTCATGGGAGATAATTTTTGTCGAAAAAGGGACATTAACGATCCAGGAGGAAAATACGCTGTTTGAGGTAAACGCTGGCGAGAGTTTATTACTTTGGCCGAAGCGGCGGCATGTCGGCGTGGAAGATTTTCCGGGCGATCTCAAATTTTACTGGCTGCATTTTGAGGTGGATGAACGCTTGCCGGTGTTGCCAGGCGCGACGCCGCTGTCGATTGAGCAACACTGTAGCGTGCGGGATCCGCAATATGTTATTGCGTTATTCCGTCAGTTTTTAAGCGAGCAGGAAAAATTACAACGTAGCCAGGCGCTGGAGATAATCTTGCTGTTAATTTTGCAGCAGATATCGCTCTCGCCGGGATATGAAGATAAAGCGGATGATGCGGGCGCAGCAATGGCGTGGAAGGCCAAGCAGCTTATCCGCACGCACTTTCATTTGCCCCTGTCCACTTCACAGCTGGCGAAAGAGCTGCACTGCAACGCCGATTATCTGGGACGAGTATTTCGCCGGACGTTTCATTTAACCCTGACGGAGGCAATTCACCGCCAGCGCGTCAGGGCCGCTGAAAAACTGCTGCTGAACGATGCGGCCTCATTAACTGAAGTGGCCGCCCGGTGCGGTTTTAATGACGTGGGTTATTTCCGGCAAATATTCTCGAAACATACCGGGTTAACGCCCGCCGTCTGGAAACGGCGGTATTGTAAAGAGCATATTAATTCTGGATGA
- a CDS encoding ROK family protein, which yields MQLFIGFDVGGTHIKHGVINENGEELTSDEYDTPDDESTFKQKWKAVVDKYRQEHEIVGIGVSFPGHINHHTGEAAKAGALDYLDGENLCELFAQLTDLPVTTENDANCAALGERWQGAGKDYEHFVCITIGTGIGGGIVMEGDLYRGSHYRAGEFGVLPVGNNGEPMHEVASASGLMKACRRALAVSEDEMPDGEELFKRMDSDVHLREAIEEWAHFLSRGIYSVISMFDPQAVLIGGGISEQEKIYLLLDKYLQRFEEWEALRVPILPCELGNQAGRLGAVWLAKQKQARSA from the coding sequence ATGCAGCTATTTATCGGCTTTGACGTGGGCGGAACCCACATCAAACACGGCGTGATTAACGAAAACGGCGAAGAACTGACATCCGATGAATATGATACGCCTGACGATGAAAGCACCTTCAAACAGAAGTGGAAAGCGGTGGTGGATAAGTACCGCCAGGAGCATGAGATCGTCGGCATCGGCGTGAGTTTTCCGGGCCACATCAATCACCATACCGGCGAAGCGGCCAAGGCCGGGGCGCTGGATTACCTTGACGGTGAAAACCTGTGCGAGCTTTTCGCACAGCTGACCGATCTCCCCGTAACAACCGAAAATGACGCCAACTGCGCGGCGCTGGGCGAACGCTGGCAGGGCGCCGGCAAGGACTATGAGCATTTTGTCTGCATCACCATCGGCACCGGCATCGGCGGCGGTATCGTCATGGAGGGCGATCTCTACCGTGGGTCGCACTACCGGGCGGGTGAGTTTGGCGTGCTGCCCGTTGGCAACAACGGCGAGCCGATGCACGAAGTGGCGTCAGCCAGCGGCCTGATGAAAGCCTGCCGCCGCGCGCTGGCCGTGTCGGAAGATGAGATGCCTGACGGTGAGGAGCTGTTTAAACGCATGGACAGCGACGTGCATCTGCGTGAGGCCATAGAAGAGTGGGCGCATTTCCTCTCGCGCGGCATCTACAGCGTGATCTCCATGTTTGATCCGCAGGCGGTGCTGATTGGCGGCGGCATTAGCGAGCAGGAGAAAATCTATCTCCTGCTGGATAAATACCTACAGCGATTCGAGGAGTGGGAGGCGCTCCGGGTGCCCATCCTTCCCTGCGAGCTGGGTAACCAGGCGGGAAGGCTGGGCGCGGTCTGGCTGGCTAAGCAGAAGCAGGCGCGCAGCGCTTAA
- a CDS encoding glycoside hydrolase family 127 protein encodes MTIMEADLHQLKINDPFLGQYQRLVRDVVIPYQWDALNDRVAEAEPSHAIANFRIAAGLEQGEFYGMVFQDSDVAKWLEAVAWSLCQKPDAELEKTADEVIELVAAAQCEDGYLNTYFTVKAPAERWTNLAECHELYCAGHMIEAGVAYFQGTGKHRLLDVVCRLADHIDSVFGPGENQLHGYPGHPEIELALMRLYDVTQEPRYLNLVKYFIEERGAQPHFYDIEYEKRGRTSYWNTYGPAWMVKDKAYSQAHLPLAAQQTAIGHAVRFVYLMAGMAHLARLSNDEGKRQDCLRLWNNMAQRQLYITGGIGSQSSGEAFSSDYDLPNDTVYAESCASIGLMMFARRMLEMEADGHYADVMERALYNTVLGGMALDGKHFFYVNPLEVHPKTLAFNHIYDHVKPVRQRWFGCACCPPNIARVLTSLGHYIYTVRPDALLINLYVGNDVAIPVGDNILQLRINGNYPWHEQVKIEITSPVPVTHTLALRLPDWCAEPAVSLNGQAITGEVSRGYLYLNRSWQEGDTLTLTLPMPVRRVYGNPQVRQQAGKVALQRGPLIYCLEEADNGANLHNLSLPQDSAFRVFEGKGIFAHKMLIQAEGIGCQAKDTDALWQYDHSPVERQPRTLTFIPWFSWANRGEGEMRIWVDES; translated from the coding sequence ATGACCATAATGGAAGCCGACCTGCATCAGCTGAAAATCAACGACCCGTTTCTTGGTCAGTACCAACGGCTGGTCCGCGATGTGGTGATCCCCTACCAGTGGGATGCGCTTAACGATCGCGTGGCAGAGGCCGAACCCAGCCACGCCATCGCCAACTTCCGCATCGCGGCCGGTCTGGAACAGGGGGAGTTCTACGGGATGGTCTTTCAGGACAGCGACGTGGCGAAATGGCTCGAAGCCGTGGCGTGGTCGCTGTGCCAGAAGCCGGATGCTGAACTGGAAAAAACCGCCGACGAGGTGATCGAGCTGGTCGCAGCGGCGCAGTGTGAAGATGGCTATCTCAATACCTATTTCACGGTGAAAGCACCGGCCGAGCGCTGGACCAATCTGGCCGAATGCCACGAACTGTACTGCGCCGGGCATATGATTGAAGCGGGTGTGGCGTATTTCCAGGGAACCGGAAAGCACCGCCTGCTGGACGTGGTGTGCAGGCTGGCGGATCATATCGACAGCGTGTTTGGCCCGGGCGAAAACCAGCTGCACGGCTATCCGGGCCACCCGGAAATCGAGCTGGCGCTGATGCGGCTGTACGACGTCACGCAGGAGCCACGCTATCTCAATCTGGTGAAATACTTTATTGAGGAACGCGGCGCGCAGCCTCACTTCTACGATATCGAATACGAGAAGCGCGGCAGAACGTCATACTGGAACACCTATGGCCCGGCGTGGATGGTCAAGGACAAAGCCTACAGCCAGGCGCATCTGCCCCTTGCCGCACAACAAACGGCCATCGGCCACGCCGTGCGTTTTGTCTATCTGATGGCGGGCATGGCGCATCTGGCGCGCCTGAGCAACGACGAGGGGAAACGTCAGGATTGCCTGCGGCTGTGGAACAACATGGCACAGCGCCAGCTGTACATCACCGGCGGGATTGGCTCCCAAAGCAGCGGCGAGGCGTTCAGCAGCGATTACGATCTGCCCAACGATACGGTCTACGCCGAAAGCTGCGCCTCCATCGGCCTGATGATGTTTGCCCGCCGGATGCTGGAGATGGAGGCGGACGGCCACTACGCCGACGTGATGGAGCGCGCGCTGTACAACACGGTGCTGGGCGGCATGGCGCTGGACGGTAAGCATTTCTTTTATGTGAATCCGCTGGAAGTGCACCCGAAAACCCTGGCCTTTAACCATATCTATGACCACGTCAAACCGGTGCGCCAGCGCTGGTTCGGCTGCGCCTGTTGCCCGCCGAATATTGCGCGCGTGCTGACCTCGCTGGGGCACTACATTTATACCGTTCGCCCGGACGCGCTGTTGATCAACCTGTACGTGGGGAACGACGTCGCCATTCCGGTTGGGGATAACATCCTCCAGCTGCGGATTAACGGGAACTATCCGTGGCATGAGCAGGTGAAAATCGAGATTACCTCACCAGTTCCGGTGACTCACACGCTGGCCCTGAGGCTGCCGGACTGGTGTGCGGAACCGGCTGTTTCGCTCAATGGTCAGGCCATTACAGGCGAGGTCTCCCGTGGATACTTATACCTCAACCGCAGCTGGCAGGAAGGCGACACGCTGACGCTGACGTTACCGATGCCGGTCCGCCGCGTGTACGGCAACCCGCAGGTGCGCCAGCAGGCGGGGAAAGTCGCATTGCAGCGTGGGCCGCTGATTTACTGCCTGGAAGAAGCCGATAACGGCGCAAATCTGCATAACCTTTCTTTGCCCCAGGACAGCGCGTTTCGGGTATTTGAAGGCAAAGGCATTTTCGCGCACAAGATGCTGATACAGGCAGAAGGGATCGGGTGTCAGGCGAAGGACACTGATGCCCTGTGGCAGTACGACCACTCACCGGTAGAACGTCAGCCCCGGACGCTGACCTTTATTCCGTGGTTCAGCTGGGCAAACCGGGGGGAAGGGGAAATGCGGATATGGGTGGATGAAAGCTGA
- the araD gene encoding L-ribulose-5-phosphate 4-epimerase produces MLEQLKAEVLAANLALPAHQLVTFTWGNVSAVDRDSGMMVIKPSGVEYDVMTAEDMVVVNIATGKVVEGSKKPSSDTPTHLALYRRYPEIGGIVHTHSRHATIWSQAGQDLPAWGTTHADYFYGAIPCTRLMTPAEIAGEYEYQTGEVIIKTFEERDISPMQVPAVLVHSHGPFAWGKDAADAVHNAVVLEECAYMGLFSRQLAPQLPVMQQELLDKHYLRKHGANAYYGQ; encoded by the coding sequence ATGTTAGAACAACTCAAAGCCGAGGTGCTGGCGGCAAATCTCGCCCTGCCCGCCCACCAGCTGGTGACGTTCACCTGGGGCAACGTCAGCGCTGTTGACCGTGACAGCGGCATGATGGTGATCAAACCATCCGGCGTGGAGTACGACGTGATGACCGCAGAAGATATGGTGGTGGTAAATATCGCCACGGGTAAAGTGGTCGAGGGGAGTAAAAAACCCTCCTCCGACACCCCGACCCATCTCGCGCTGTATCGTCGTTACCCGGAAATTGGCGGCATTGTGCATACCCATTCCCGCCACGCCACCATCTGGTCGCAGGCGGGGCAGGATTTACCCGCGTGGGGCACAACGCACGCGGACTATTTCTACGGTGCGATCCCCTGCACGCGGCTGATGACCCCGGCTGAAATCGCGGGTGAATATGAATACCAGACGGGGGAAGTCATTATCAAAACCTTCGAGGAGCGCGACATAAGCCCGATGCAGGTCCCGGCGGTGCTGGTTCATTCTCACGGCCCGTTTGCCTGGGGCAAAGACGCTGCCGATGCGGTACACAATGCCGTGGTGCTGGAAGAGTGCGCCTATATGGGGCTTTTCTCACGCCAGCTTGCACCACAGCTTCCGGTTATGCAGCAGGAATTGCTGGATAAGCATTACCTGCGCAAGCATGGCGCAAATGCCTATTACGGCCAGTGA
- the selB gene encoding selenocysteine-specific translation elongation factor yields the protein MIIATAGHVDHGKTTLLQAITGVNADRLPEEKKRGMTIDLGYAYWPQPDGRVLGFIDVPGHEKFLSNMLAGVGGIDHALLVVACDDGVMAQTREHLAILQLTGNPQLTVALTKADRVEEARIDEVRQEVLAALSEYGFKDVALFVTVATEGRGIDALRNHLQQIPSREQASHHRFRLAIDRAFTVKGAGLVVTGTALSGEVNVGDTLWLTGVNKPMRVRGLHAQNQPVEQAHAGQRIALNIAGDAEKDQLNRGDWLLADAPPEPSERIIVSLQTHTPLTQWQPLHIHHAASHITGRVSLLENDLAELVFDSPLWLANNDRLVLRDISARETLAGARVVMLDPPRRGKRKPEYLQWLAALAQTRDDKSALDIHLERGAVDLAAFAWARQLSGEGLRLLTQEPGFIQAGNSLLNAPVAARWQRKVLSTLATYHEQHQDEPGPGRERLRRMALPMEDDALVLLLIENMRESGVIASHHGWLHLPEHKAGFTAEQDAVWQKVAALFGDEPWWVRDLARETNTDEQLMRQVLRHAAQQGMIVAIVKDRYYRNDRIVAFANLIRELDQARGSTCAADFRDRLNVGRKLAIQILEYFNRIGFTRRRGNDHVLRDAQLFP from the coding sequence ATGATTATTGCCACCGCCGGTCACGTTGACCACGGCAAAACCACGTTATTGCAGGCCATTACGGGCGTGAATGCCGATCGCCTGCCGGAAGAGAAAAAGCGCGGCATGACCATTGACCTGGGTTACGCCTACTGGCCGCAGCCCGACGGTCGCGTGCTGGGCTTTATCGACGTGCCCGGCCACGAGAAGTTTCTTTCCAATATGCTCGCGGGCGTGGGCGGGATCGATCACGCCCTGCTGGTGGTCGCGTGCGATGACGGGGTGATGGCGCAAACGCGCGAGCATCTGGCGATCCTCCAGCTGACGGGAAACCCGCAGTTGACCGTCGCCCTCACCAAAGCGGACCGTGTGGAGGAGGCGCGTATCGACGAGGTGCGTCAAGAGGTGCTGGCGGCGCTGAGTGAATACGGTTTTAAGGATGTCGCACTGTTTGTCACCGTAGCGACAGAAGGCCGCGGTATCGATGCTCTTCGCAACCATTTGCAGCAGATCCCGTCTCGTGAACAGGCCAGCCATCACCGCTTCCGTCTGGCGATCGACAGGGCGTTTACCGTGAAAGGGGCTGGGCTGGTGGTGACCGGTACCGCGCTGAGCGGGGAAGTGAACGTGGGCGATACCCTGTGGCTGACGGGCGTGAACAAACCGATGCGCGTGCGCGGGCTTCATGCGCAAAACCAGCCGGTGGAACAGGCCCACGCCGGGCAGCGTATCGCGCTGAATATTGCCGGTGATGCCGAAAAAGACCAGCTTAACCGCGGCGACTGGCTGCTGGCCGACGCGCCGCCGGAGCCCTCTGAACGGATTATCGTTTCTCTCCAGACCCATACGCCGCTGACCCAGTGGCAGCCGCTGCATATCCACCACGCGGCCAGCCACATCACCGGACGCGTGTCGCTGCTGGAAAACGATCTCGCCGAACTGGTGTTCGACTCCCCGCTCTGGCTGGCGAATAACGACCGCCTGGTTCTGCGCGATATTTCGGCGCGGGAAACGCTGGCGGGCGCGCGCGTGGTCATGCTGGATCCGCCCCGTCGCGGCAAACGTAAGCCCGAGTATTTACAGTGGCTGGCCGCGCTGGCCCAGACCCGCGATGATAAGTCTGCGTTAGATATCCACCTTGAGCGTGGCGCGGTGGATCTGGCGGCGTTCGCCTGGGCGCGCCAGCTCAGCGGCGAAGGATTGCGTCTTCTGACGCAGGAGCCAGGTTTTATTCAGGCCGGGAACAGCCTGCTGAACGCGCCGGTGGCGGCGCGCTGGCAGCGCAAAGTGCTGAGCACGCTGGCGACCTACCATGAACAGCATCAGGATGAGCCCGGCCCGGGCCGTGAACGTCTGCGGCGCATGGCGTTGCCCATGGAAGACGACGCGCTGGTGCTGTTGCTGATTGAAAACATGCGTGAAAGCGGCGTTATTGCAAGTCATCACGGCTGGCTACACCTGCCGGAACACAAGGCCGGTTTTACCGCTGAGCAGGACGCGGTCTGGCAAAAAGTGGCGGCGCTGTTTGGCGATGAACCGTGGTGGGTGCGCGATCTGGCGCGTGAAACCAATACCGATGAGCAGCTGATGCGTCAGGTACTGCGCCATGCGGCACAGCAGGGGATGATTGTGGCGATCGTGAAAGATCGTTATTACCGCAACGATCGGATCGTAGCGTTTGCGAACCTGATCCGGGAGCTGGATCAGGCGCGCGGATCAACCTGCGCCGCAGACTTCCGCGATCGGCTGAATGTGGGACGCAAACTGGCGATTCAGATCCTGGAGTATTTCAACCGCATCGGGTTTACGCGTCGTCGTGGCAATGACCATGTGCTACGCGACGCGCAGTTATTTCCGTAA
- a CDS encoding MFS transporter yields the protein MTSTPITDAEVAKQAADERLSVREKIGYGLGDAGGTVITCLIMNFLTFFYTDVFGLTPALVGTLFIALRVFDAISDPVMGVIADRTQSRWGRFRPWQLWVALPIGIVGVLTFTVPDASMGVKIAWAFGTYLLLSVGYTAINVPYCALINTMTTRHNEVISCQSWRFVLCGVAGFLVSVGLPWLVSELGQGNTARGYQLGVGVLCAIAVVMFLCCFFWVRERVPLALMGKFTLREHLAGLRKNDQLLLMLVMSFLLINVFNIRGGGYMYFITYVLQGSTAYTSLFFTMVTFAAILGAVIVSPLSRRIDTVKLYYYTNLVLAALAVGMWFLPGGPAHQTLWLIVILSNGVILGFTLPLHFSLMAFADDYGEWKTGVRSSGMNFAFNLFFIKLAWASSAGIISLVFIAVAYQPGAGNQTPASLQGITAMETLLPALFHLLLAVAIRWCRLNNPVMSRIATDLRQRHVQS from the coding sequence ATGACTTCCACACCGATTACAGACGCAGAAGTTGCAAAACAGGCAGCCGATGAACGGCTGTCAGTCCGCGAGAAAATTGGCTACGGCCTGGGCGACGCGGGCGGCACGGTAATTACCTGCCTGATCATGAACTTCCTGACCTTTTTCTATACCGATGTATTTGGCCTGACGCCCGCGCTGGTGGGCACGCTGTTTATTGCCCTTCGGGTATTTGACGCGATTTCCGATCCGGTGATGGGCGTGATTGCCGACCGCACGCAGAGCCGCTGGGGGCGTTTTCGTCCGTGGCAGCTGTGGGTCGCGCTTCCTATCGGGATCGTCGGCGTGCTGACCTTCACCGTCCCGGACGCCAGCATGGGCGTGAAAATCGCCTGGGCGTTCGGCACCTATCTGTTGCTTTCAGTGGGCTATACCGCCATCAACGTGCCGTATTGCGCGCTGATCAACACCATGACCACCCGCCACAACGAGGTTATATCCTGCCAGTCCTGGCGCTTCGTACTGTGCGGCGTGGCGGGCTTTCTGGTCTCCGTTGGCCTGCCGTGGCTGGTGTCAGAGCTGGGACAGGGCAATACCGCCCGGGGTTATCAGTTGGGCGTTGGCGTGCTGTGCGCCATCGCTGTGGTGATGTTCCTGTGCTGCTTCTTCTGGGTGCGCGAGCGCGTCCCGCTTGCGCTGATGGGTAAATTCACCCTGCGCGAGCACCTGGCTGGCCTGCGGAAAAACGATCAGCTGCTGCTGATGCTGGTGATGTCGTTTCTGCTGATCAACGTCTTCAACATTCGCGGCGGCGGATACATGTATTTCATCACCTACGTGCTTCAGGGCAGCACGGCGTACACCTCGCTGTTTTTCACCATGGTGACCTTTGCTGCCATTCTGGGCGCGGTGATCGTCAGCCCGCTGTCGCGGCGGATTGATACCGTCAAACTCTACTACTACACCAACCTGGTACTTGCTGCGCTTGCGGTGGGAATGTGGTTCCTGCCGGGTGGCCCGGCGCACCAGACGCTCTGGCTGATCGTGATTTTAAGTAACGGCGTGATCCTGGGCTTCACCCTGCCGCTGCACTTCTCACTGATGGCCTTTGCCGATGATTACGGCGAATGGAAAACCGGCGTGCGCTCCTCGGGGATGAACTTCGCCTTCAATCTGTTTTTCATCAAGCTCGCGTGGGCATCCAGCGCCGGGATCATCAGCCTGGTGTTTATTGCCGTGGCCTATCAGCCAGGCGCGGGTAACCAGACGCCCGCCTCATTGCAGGGCATCACCGCCATGGAGACGCTGCTCCCTGCCCTTTTCCACCTGCTGCTGGCGGTCGCTATCCGCTGGTGCAGGCTTAACAATCCCGTGATGTCGCGCATTGCCACCGATTTGCGCCAGCGTCATGTACAGTCCTGA